In a genomic window of Quercus lobata isolate SW786 chromosome 4, ValleyOak3.0 Primary Assembly, whole genome shotgun sequence:
- the LOC115983960 gene encoding histidinol-phosphate aminotransferase, chloroplastic-like isoform X2, which produces MGVIDIYNASSLCLTKPNNGFQNFVVPQSQSHRPSCLIQGNGRRVVAMASTVPSSIEHINEVQQSLTGDSFIRPHLRKLSPYQPILPFEVLSARLGRKPEDIIKLDANENPYGPPPEVFEALGSMKFPYVYPDPESRRLRAALAEDSGLESDYILAGCGADELIDLIMRCVLEPGDKIVDCPPTFTMYEFDAAVNGALVIKVSRKADFSLNVEQITDVIEQEKPKCIFLTSPNNPDGSVIDDEDLLRILKLPILVVLDEAYIEFSGIESKMKWVKKHENLIVLRTFSKRAGLAGLRVGYGAFPLSIIEYLWRAKQPYNVSVAAEISACAALQNPTYLEKVKNTLVQERDRLYNLLKEVPFLNPYPSYSNFILCEVASGMDAKVLKEDLAKMGVMIRHYNNKELRGYVRVSVGKPEHTDVLMDCLRRLS; this is translated from the exons ATGGGTGTCATTGATATCTACAACGCCTCTTCTCTGTGCTTGACCAAACCCAACaatggttttcaaaattttgtagtgCCTCAATCTCAATCGCACAGACCCAGTTGCTTGATTCAAGGAAACGGCAGGAGGGTCGTTGCTATGGCTTCCACTGTTCCTTCTTCGATAGAACATATCAATGAGGTTCAACAGAGCTTGACTGGTGATTCCTTTATTCGACCCCATTTGAGGAAATTGTCTCCTTATCAACCCATTTTGCCTTTTGAG GTTTTATCAGCCCGTCTTGGAAGGAAGCCTGAAGATATCATCAAATTAGATGCGAATGAAAACCCTTATGGTCCTCCTCCAGAG GTTTTTGAAGCTTTGGGCTCAATGAAGTTCCCATATGTCTATCCAGACCCTGAAAGCCGTCGCTTGCGTGCTGCCCTTGCAGAAGATTCAGGGCTTGAATCTGATTATATTCTTGCAGGATGTGGTGCAGATGAGCTCATTGATTTAATTATGCG TTGTGTGCTTGAACCTGGTGATAAGATTGTGGACTGCCCTCCGACCTTTACAATGTATGAGTTTGATGCTGCAGTTAATGGGGCACTTGttataaaag TCTCCAGAAAGGCAGACTTTAGCTTGAATGTTGAACAAATAACAGATGTTATTGAACAAGAAAAACCCAAATGTATATTTTTAACATCTCCTAACAATCCAGATGGGAG TGTAATTGATGATGAAGATCTCTTGAGAATCCTTAAGCTTCCCATATTAGTGGTGCTAGATGAAGCATACATTGAGTTTTCAGGGATAGAATCCAAGATGAAATGGGTGAAGAAACACGAGAATCTAATTGTTCTTCGGACATTTAGCAAAAgagctg GTTTAGCTGGACTTCGTGTGGGATATGGAGCATTTCCTTTGAGTATCATCGAGTATCTTTGGAGAGCAAAGCAACCTTATAATGTTTCAGTTGCTGCTGAAATATCTGCTTGTGCAGCTTTGCAAAATCCCACATATCTTGAG AAAGTGAAAAATACGTTGGTACAAGAAAGGGATAGGCTATATAATCTTCTTAAGGAAGTGCCATTTCTCAATCCATATCCAAGCTATTCTAACTTCATTCTTTGTGAGGTTGCATCTGGAATGGATGCTAAGGTGTTGAAG GAGGACCTTGCAAAAATGGGTGTAATGATCCGCCACTACAACAACAAAGAATTGAGGGGTTATGTTCGTGTATCTGTTGGGAAGCCTGAACACACAGATGTCTTGATGGATTGCCTTAGACGCCTGTCTTGA
- the LOC115983960 gene encoding histidinol-phosphate aminotransferase, chloroplastic-like isoform X1: MQIFMGVIDIYNASSLCLTKPNNGFQNFVVPQSQSHRPSCLIQGNGRRVVAMASTVPSSIEHINEVQQSLTGDSFIRPHLRKLSPYQPILPFEVLSARLGRKPEDIIKLDANENPYGPPPEVFEALGSMKFPYVYPDPESRRLRAALAEDSGLESDYILAGCGADELIDLIMRCVLEPGDKIVDCPPTFTMYEFDAAVNGALVIKVSRKADFSLNVEQITDVIEQEKPKCIFLTSPNNPDGSVIDDEDLLRILKLPILVVLDEAYIEFSGIESKMKWVKKHENLIVLRTFSKRAGLAGLRVGYGAFPLSIIEYLWRAKQPYNVSVAAEISACAALQNPTYLEKVKNTLVQERDRLYNLLKEVPFLNPYPSYSNFILCEVASGMDAKVLKEDLAKMGVMIRHYNNKELRGYVRVSVGKPEHTDVLMDCLRRLS, from the exons ATGCAGATATTCATGGGTGTCATTGATATCTACAACGCCTCTTCTCTGTGCTTGACCAAACCCAACaatggttttcaaaattttgtagtgCCTCAATCTCAATCGCACAGACCCAGTTGCTTGATTCAAGGAAACGGCAGGAGGGTCGTTGCTATGGCTTCCACTGTTCCTTCTTCGATAGAACATATCAATGAGGTTCAACAGAGCTTGACTGGTGATTCCTTTATTCGACCCCATTTGAGGAAATTGTCTCCTTATCAACCCATTTTGCCTTTTGAG GTTTTATCAGCCCGTCTTGGAAGGAAGCCTGAAGATATCATCAAATTAGATGCGAATGAAAACCCTTATGGTCCTCCTCCAGAG GTTTTTGAAGCTTTGGGCTCAATGAAGTTCCCATATGTCTATCCAGACCCTGAAAGCCGTCGCTTGCGTGCTGCCCTTGCAGAAGATTCAGGGCTTGAATCTGATTATATTCTTGCAGGATGTGGTGCAGATGAGCTCATTGATTTAATTATGCG TTGTGTGCTTGAACCTGGTGATAAGATTGTGGACTGCCCTCCGACCTTTACAATGTATGAGTTTGATGCTGCAGTTAATGGGGCACTTGttataaaag TCTCCAGAAAGGCAGACTTTAGCTTGAATGTTGAACAAATAACAGATGTTATTGAACAAGAAAAACCCAAATGTATATTTTTAACATCTCCTAACAATCCAGATGGGAG TGTAATTGATGATGAAGATCTCTTGAGAATCCTTAAGCTTCCCATATTAGTGGTGCTAGATGAAGCATACATTGAGTTTTCAGGGATAGAATCCAAGATGAAATGGGTGAAGAAACACGAGAATCTAATTGTTCTTCGGACATTTAGCAAAAgagctg GTTTAGCTGGACTTCGTGTGGGATATGGAGCATTTCCTTTGAGTATCATCGAGTATCTTTGGAGAGCAAAGCAACCTTATAATGTTTCAGTTGCTGCTGAAATATCTGCTTGTGCAGCTTTGCAAAATCCCACATATCTTGAG AAAGTGAAAAATACGTTGGTACAAGAAAGGGATAGGCTATATAATCTTCTTAAGGAAGTGCCATTTCTCAATCCATATCCAAGCTATTCTAACTTCATTCTTTGTGAGGTTGCATCTGGAATGGATGCTAAGGTGTTGAAG GAGGACCTTGCAAAAATGGGTGTAATGATCCGCCACTACAACAACAAAGAATTGAGGGGTTATGTTCGTGTATCTGTTGGGAAGCCTGAACACACAGATGTCTTGATGGATTGCCTTAGACGCCTGTCTTGA
- the LOC115987782 gene encoding glutathione S-transferase T3-like, translating into MSVQDSPSEAEIVTPAKKSKRGGNFSVEEDKLLVLAWLNTSVDAVHHGGNNDQNNKAPFYTKIAKYFHDHKKDSTRTVVSLTSRWGVINRETSKFCEVFAKVEAKNPNATTEQMKIDAKDLFKETYKCNFQFEHCWLLLKNLPKWTLNKPRENLRKELPQTPDSIEQDQAGRDDVLLDDTMDFQRPIGRKVEKPNRKRKDTDKEVAEYLKKKMKFLEESCAQEKEILRIKTEKFRLEELRENERINIEKERLRIERIKEDERIMMVDTSAMSESQKLFYHELQKEILARRTLSK; encoded by the exons ATGTCTGTACAAGATTCTCCATCCGAGGCTGAAATTGTCACTCCTGCTAAGAAATCAAAACGGGGTGGCAATTTCAGCGTAGAGGAAGACAAGCTCCTTGTGTTGGCGTGGCTTAATACTAGCGTCGATGCCGTGCATCATGGTGGTAATAATGACCAAAACAACAAAGCCCCATTTTATACGAAAATCGCCAAATACTTCCACGATCACAAGAAGGATTCTACGCGTACTGTTGTCTCCCTAACGAGTCGGTGGGGTGTGATTAATAGGGAGACGAGTAAATTTTGTGAGGTGTTTGCTAAAGTTGAAGCAAAGAATCCAAATGCTACCACCGAACAAATGAAG attGACGCCAAGGACTTGTTTAAAGAAACATACAAGTGCAATTTTCAATTCGAACATTGTTGGCTCTTGTTGAAGAATTTACCAAAGTGGACACTCAATAAGCCTAGGGAAAATTTGAGAAAAGAATTACCTCAAACTCCGGATTCAATAGAGCAAGATCAAGCTGGGAGGGATGATGTCTTGCTTGATGACACTATGGATTTCCAAAGACCAATAGGTAGGAAGGTTGAAAAGCCCAACCGAAAGAGAAAAGATACTGACAAAGAAGTTGCGGAAtatctgaaaaagaaaatgaaatttcttGAAGAATCGTGTGCACAAGAAAAAGAGATTCTTCGTATCAAAACGGAAAAATTTCGCTTGGAAGAGTTGAGGGAGAATGAAAGAATTAATATTGAAAAGGAAAGGCTTCGTATTGAAAGAATTAAGGAGGATGAGAGAATTATGATGGTTGATACAAGTGCTATGTCGGAATCACAAAAACTTTTTTATCATGAACTCCAAAAGGAAATC CTTGCAAGACGAACTTTGAGTAAATAG
- the LOC115987783 gene encoding uncharacterized protein LOC115987783, with the protein MAELFAYMGWSIWFNRNAKRVGSTSLPTEKIYNDAMEWLQEYNSVQEGPIQQDMVSHSNQWRPPPPSAYKINFGATFIDTDSAGLGVVARDSDGMVIASLSKCIRLPPMAADLEALACRRAILFTLEIGLQDVVFEGDSEVIINHLKADQPCLTAFGHIIEEARALSAKLREASYSHTRRKGNKVADKLAKLAKNLYEPQVWMEDIHSSALQFVLLDRGLMPD; encoded by the coding sequence ATGGCAGAGCTGTTTGCTTACATGGGATGGAGCATTTGGTTTAATAGGAATGCAAAAAGGGTCGGGTCCACTTCCTTGCCAACGGAGAAAATTTACAATGATGCCATGGAATGGCTGCAAGAGTATAACTCGGTGCAAGAAGGCCCAATACAACAAGACATGGTATCCCACTCAAACCAATGGCGGCCACCCCCACCTTCAgcctacaaaataaattttggagCAACTTTCATAGACACGGACTCGGCGGGATTGGGAGTGGTAGCTCGTGATTCAGATGGCATGGTTATCGCCTCCCTTTCGAAATGCATCAGACTACCACCAATGGCTGCAGACTTAGAAGCTCTGGCATGCAGAAGGGCCATCTTATTCACACTCGAAATTGGACTCCAAGATGTGGTATTCGAAGGCGATTCAGAGGTTATTATCAACCACCTCAAAGCAGACCAGCCTTGTTTGACAGCATTTGGTCATATAATAGAGGAAGCCCGGGCACTATCAGCTAAGCTAAGAGAGGCATCTTACTCACACACAAGGCGCAAAGGTAATAAAGTAGCAGATAAGCTTGCAAAATTAGCAAAAAACTTGTATGAACCACAagtgtggatggaggatattCATAGCAGTGCATTGCAATTTGTACTTCTTGACAGAGGCTTAATGCCTGATTAA
- the LOC115987680 gene encoding protein transport protein SEC31 homolog B-like: MTAGNTLAATLCYICVGNIDKTVEIWSRSLRIEHEGKSYVELLQHNLVLEEDLMEKTVVLALATGQKRFSASLCKLVEKYAEILASQGLLTTAMEYLKLLGSDELSPELVILRDRIALATEPGISFHWISYPCLFW; encoded by the exons ATGACCGCTGGTAACACATTGGCTGCTACTCTTTGTTATATATGTGTGGGAAATATTGATAAAACAGTGGAAATTTGGTCAAGGAGTCTTAGAATTGAGCACGAAGGGAAATCCTATGTTGAGCTTCTTCAACATAATTTGGTACTTGAAGAG GATTTGATGGAAAAGACTGTTGTCCTTGCCTTGGCAACTGGGCAGAAGCGATTTAGTGCATCTTTGTGTAAGCTTGTTGAAAAATATGCTGAAATTTTAGCAAGTCAAGGGCTTTTAACAACAGCAATGGAGTACCTTAAACTTTTGGGCTCTGATGAATTGTCACCTGAACTTGTGATCTTAAGGGATCGAATTGCACTCGCTACAGAACCTG GTATAAGCTTCCACTGGATTAGTTACCCCTGCCTGTTTTGGTAG